In the Podospora pseudocomata strain CBS 415.72m chromosome 5, whole genome shotgun sequence genome, one interval contains:
- a CDS encoding hypothetical protein (COG:L; EggNog:ENOG503NXD2) — protein sequence MLRGIGAKVVICEEAAVVMEPHLISTMMPGIEHLIQIGDHRQLRPQINNYGFSVETSRGKKIQLDRSQFERRAEGEPGLAPLPVAQLNVQRRMRPEISSLIRTVYPDLKDHDCVQNFPGVTGIREHLFWLDHQHPEDGKYDGAKVKSHSNSWEVSMSTALVRHLVRQGEYKSTDIALLTPYTGQLQKLRAALSGDFEVFLSDRDLEKLADDGFGHADGVESDSVDSVDDAPRIEHNRGRMLQKTDLVDTIRLATVDNFQGEEAKVIIVSLVRSNSNNEIGFLRTENRVNVLLSRAQHGMYLIGNARTYRGVNIWDDVYQQLAERGAVGDSIVLCCPRHPDIPIVCSNPDDFLRRSPEGGCTLRCDQRLDPCGHRCPAMCHSQALHDVFSCSQPCPRIRTTCQHACPKLCGEECGPCRVRVTDVELPCGHIVDEVECCQTPHPETIRCLHPVTKIVPDCQHKVKVPCETDVSQYYHCPTPCEATLACGDRCTGKCGTCRYSHKECQRICRLPSSTCNHLCDRKCHSEELCGSCHQLCQPCHKPCAPCIEKCGWACEHMGQCSLPCAAPCYRLPCDRRCSRKLKCGHQCPSFCGEECPEDLCQLCCQDEQRQRRVDVLEWKLYREVDLDDSPIVVLSCGHFFTGETLDGSLGMTQVYTTNSNGEYNGLQDITGTLSTSGVPSCPDCRIPIRQFATRRYNRVVNKAVMDETIKRFFVDGRRGLQEIQQRLAAATAKISLDNIPEWDDTVPGSGASSVLRDRHLELHRINLALRKAKQQMDTEHQPAKKLFDAIVSSRRRQLKTLSMEQRLPELSLTGPPPAYNSQVLLEAEALHLQVRAAILQDKMRIAAKVPELQEGLKGADRPWADVPELMKDCMEGIKKSREGKLPRLVISLSQLYAQTSQLAGRYSAQYRARTVEWRDYGATAGELLIEALQLCGTFEDGESFREDVQEALKALKSTRYEKVSREEVKAIKLAMVSGFGGMSTNSGHWYNCQNGHPFAIGECGMPMEVARCPECGARIGGLDHELVDGVSRAEGME from the exons ATGCTGCGCGGTATTGGCGCTAAAGTGGTTATCTGCGAAGAGGCAGCCGTGGTTATGGAACCTCACCTCATTTCCACCATGATGCCTGGGATTGAGCACCTCATTCAGATTGGCGACCATCGACAGTTGCGGCCCCAGATCAACAATTACGGTTTCAGTGTGGAAACTTCAAGAGGCAAAAAAATTCAGCTTGATCGTAGCCAGTTTGAACGTCGGGCCGAGGGGGAGCCGGGCCTGGCTCCCCTTCCCGTGGCACAACTGAATGTGCAGCGAAGAATGAGGCCTGAGATTTCGTCACTGATCCGAACAGTGTATCCAGATTTGAAGGACCATGACTGTGTTCAGAACTTCCCAGGGGTAACAGGGATACGAGAGCATTTGTTTTGGCTCGATCACCAACATCCTGAAGATGGCAAATACGATGGCGCGAAGGTGAAATCACACAGCAACTCTTGGGAAGTCTCCATGTCAACAGCCTTGGTCCGTCACCTGGTACGACAGGGAGAATACAAAAGCACAGACATTGCACTCTTGACGCCCTACACTGGCCAGCTCCAAAAGCTTAGGGCTGCATTGAGCGGCGATTTCGAGGTCTTCCTCAGCGATCGGGACCTCGAAAAGTTGGCAGACGATGGCTTTGGACATGCTGATGGAGTCGAGTCCGACTCGGTCGACTCAGTCGATGACGCCCCGAGAATTGAGCACAACCGAGGCAGGATGTTGCAGAAGACAGATTTGGTTGATACTATCCGGCTTGCCACAGTGGACAACTTCCAGGGAGAAGAGGCTAAGGTGATCATTGTGTCACTTGttcgcagcaacagcaacaacgaaATTGGCTTCCTCCGAACAGAGAATCGTGTCAATGTACTCCTCAGTCGAGCCCAACATGGGATGTATCTTATCGGCAACGCGAGAACCTACCGAGGGGTCAACATTTGGGACGACGTCTACCAACAGCTTGCAGAGAGGGGTGCGGTAGGGGATTCGATTGTGCTTTGTTGTCCTCGGCATCCTGATATCCCAATCGTGTGCTCCAATCCTGACGACTTTCTTAGACGCAGCCCGGAAGGGGGCTGCACTCTTCGATGCGATCAGCGTCTTGACCCATGCGGCCATCGTTGTCCGGCAATGTGCCATTCACAGGCACTCCACGACGTCTTCAGCTGCTCACAGCCATGTCCCCGTATCCGAACAACATGTCAACACGCCTGCCCAAAGCTCTGTGGCGAGGAATGCGGTCCTTGTCGTGTCAGGGTCACGGACGTTGAACTTCCCTGTGGCCACAtcgttgatgaggtggaatGTTGTCAGACACCTCATCCGGAAACGATCAGATGTTTGCACCCTGTGACGAAGATTGTCCCTGATTGTCAGCACAAGGTTAAGGTACCATGCGAGACGGATGTGTCTCAGTACTATCACTGCCCAACACCTTGCGAGGCGACATTGGCTTGTGGGGATAGATGTACTGGTAAGTGTGGCACGTGTCGGTACTCCCATAAAGAATGTCAGAGGATCTGTAGGCTTCCATCGTCAACCTGCAATCATCTCTGCGACAGGAAGTGTCATAGCGAAGAGCTGTGTGGAAGCTGCCATCAGTTATGTCAA CCTTGTCACAAGCCCTGTGCCCCTTGCATCGAAAAATGCGGCTGGGCTTGCGAGCACATGGGACAATGCTCGCTACCATGTGCTGCACCATGTTACCGTCTGCCATGTGACAGGCGATGCTCAAGAAAGCTCAAGTGCGGGCATCAGTGTCCTAGCTTCTGCGGAGAAGAGTGCCCAGAGGATCTGTGTCAGCTGTGCTGTCAAGACGAACAGAGGCAACGTCGTGTTGATGTTCTCGAGTGGAAGCTGTATCGCGAAGTTGATCTTGACGACAGTCCAATCGTTGTTCTCAGTTGTGGTCACTTCTTTACAGGCGAGACGCTGGACGGCTCGCTAGGAATGACCCAAGTATACACCACCAATTCGAACGGTGAATACAACGGACTTCAAGATATCACAGGCACCTTGTCCACATCTGGGGTGCCTTCATGCCCTGATTGCCGAATCCCCATCCGTCAATTCGCCACTAGACGTTACAACCGGGTGGTGAACAAGGCAGTGATGGATGAAACGATCAAGCGATTCTTCGTGGATGGTCGTCGAGGCCTCCAAGAAATCCAGCAAAGACTGGCTGCAGCAACAGCCAAGATTTCCTTGGACAACATCCCGGAGTGGGATGATACAGTCCCTGGGTCCGGTGCTTCGTCGGTCCTCCGCGACAGGCACCTTGAGCTACACCGCATCAACTTGGCACTGCGAAAGGCAAAGCAACAGATGGACACGGAACATCAACCGGCCAAAAAGCTGTTTGACGCCATCGTCAGCTCTCGACGTCGCCAGCTGAAGACATTGTCCATGGAACAGAGATTGCCTGAGCTCAGCTTGACTGGACCACCTCCGGCGTACAACTCTCAAGTTCTCCTTGAGGCTGAGGCACTCCACTTGCAAGTTCGGGCGGCAATCCTCCAAGACAAGATGAGGATCGCGGCCAAGGTTCCTGAATTGCAAGAAGGTCTCAAGGGTGCTGATCGCCCTTGGGCTGACGTGCCAGAACTTATGAAGGATTGTATGGAGGGCATCAAGAAgtcgagggaggggaagcttCCGCGGCTTGTGATCTCCCTCAGCCAGCTTTACGCACAAACCAGCCAGCTGGCTGGTCGATACTCTGCGCAGTACAGAGCTCGTACTGTGGAGTGGAGGGATTACGGTGCTACTGCTGGAGAACTGCTGATCGAGGCGCTGCAGCTTTGTGGGACGTTTGAGGATGGCGAGAGTTTTAGGGAGGATGTTCAAGAGGCGCTGAAGGCTTTGAAGTCAACGAGATACGAGAAGGTCAGCAGGGAGGAGGTCAAAGCTATCAAGTTGGCTATGGTgagtgggtttggggggatgaGTACGAATTCGGGACACTGGTATAATTGTCAGAATGGGCATCCG TTTGCCATTGGTGAATGCGGGATGCCCATGGAGGTGGCCCGCTGTCCGGAGTGTGGAGCTAGGATTGGGGGCTTGGATCACGagctggtggatggggtgTCGCgggcggaggggatggagTAA